From the Cryptomeria japonica chromosome 2, Sugi_1.0, whole genome shotgun sequence genome, one window contains:
- the LOC131057849 gene encoding agmatine coumaroyltransferase-2 has translation MKVFRGEGVLIKPCGGKDHRKLVELSNLDLVAYPMYNKVVYVFEAPTPNSEVLKEGLAKVLADFREWAGRYTKETPNGCLGINLNDEGVLVMEGEADGTIADAMPFHPSTFLLKLVPPTSTMGSELLLMQFTRFACGGLVIGLASHHHVADGQATTLFMNSWGKVVRGERILPPVHDRSLLKARDPPQPCFDHYEYGNIIHGHCSIDSNLTIKQFHFDAIFLQELKLKVKGGSNTARKYYTTFEIIVAHMWKCITKARGLDGVKKTKASISVDGRKRLNPSLPSEYFGNVVYDSSAQSIASEIINRPLVFIAELVHKAITKVDDSFIHSAIDFLELRKKSLGPARVDDGFDVIPVSWMRFPINSFHFGMGEPVYVGPSLMLIEGLIILFDSYVNAGGVDVVVCLSRAHMTELEHYCFQV, from the exons atGAAAGTGTTTAGAGGTGAAGGAGTTTTGATCAAACCCTGTGGGGGTAAAGATCATCGTAAACTTGTTGAACTGAGCAATTTGGATCTAGTTGCGTACCCAATGTACAATAAGGTGGTCTATGTCTTTGAAGCTCCCACCCCGAATTCGGAAGTGTTGAAGGAAGGACTGGCCAAAGTTCTGGCAGATTTCAGAGAATGGGCAGGGAGATACACGAAAGAAACACCAAATGGGTGCCTTGGAATCAATCTGAATGACGAGGGTGTGCTTGTGATGGAAGGCGAAGCAGATGGGACAATAGCAGATGCAATGCCCTTCCACCCATCTACattcctcctcaaattggtgccaCCCACATCCACCATGGGCAGTGAGCTCTTACTCATGCAG TTTACTCGATTTGCATGTGGAGGGTTGGTGATAGGCTTAGCTAGTCATCATCATGTTGCAGATGGACAAGCAACTACTCTTTTCATGAATTCATGGGGAAAAGTTGTTAGAGGAGAGAGAATTCTGCCTCCAGTACATGATCGGTCTCTGCTAAAAGCAAGAGATCCTCCTCAACCATGTTTTGATCATTATGAATATGGCAATATAATTCATGGGCATTGTTCGATAGATTCCAATCTAACAATAAAACAGTTccattttgatgcaatatttttaCAGGAGCTGAAGTTAAAGGTAAAAGGAGGATCCAACACTGCAAGAAAATATTATACTACTTTTGAAATCATTGTCGCCCATATGTGGAAATGTATTACAAAAGCTCGAGGACTTGATGGGGTTAAAAAAACAAAAGCTAGCATTTCAGTTGATGGAAGAAAAAGGCTAAATCCTTCCTTGCCTAGTGAATACTTTGGTAATGTTGTTTATGATTCAAGTGCTCAATCCATTGCATCAGAAATAATAAATAGGCCTTTAGTCTTTATTGCAGAGTTGGTCCACAAGGCGATTACTAAGGTGGATGATAGTTTTATACATTCAGCAATTGACTTTTTGGAGCTAAGAAAGAAGAGTTTAGGGCCGGCAAGAGTTGACGATGGATTTGATGTGATACCAGTAAGTTGGATGAGATTTCCTATAAATAGTTTTCATTTTGGAATGGGTGAGCCAGTATATGTAGGCCCTTCATTGATGCTCATTGAAGGTCTTATAATCCTATTTGATTCATACGTTAATGCTGGAGGTGTAGACGTTGTGGTATGCTTGTCAAGAGCACATATGACTGAACTTGAACATTATTGTTTTCAAGTTTGA